One window of the Candidatus Hydrogenedentota bacterium genome contains the following:
- a CDS encoding divergent polysaccharide deacetylase family protein yields MTKNESTPAPDGPIPGQLPHSWVGVAAGLGVCLVALLAAGMLARQYVKSRPLNLRDRTTELAGVLERTLVNCRVPKENIARGEPEPCSDEEAFWTATSFDVALPDIMDGAALVGLVARRMQPFDVALVETAFADSVREMRASLGNRVFATLRIREKKPKTDLTSACEHVLQGVNAWLADQNIPAEFVETVPSERKEDDKTIWQYARLNAPYPSGLSFDKVETGLREAVSGAPETEGHSANVAAHIGTGGTTTFSVALDDYVCADIVFSRTGVEPPSDEFPASALAPLQAGLVNGEWMNGVSDIEEVPLDSTGLDEMELGRKLAGISTPSDQIPRIAIILDDGGYGGPVTARILALDPNLTLAILPGTPFGARTAKRASELGFEVMLHMPMEGANMPGSLLTGMTEAEMRGRLDEALAGIPEAVGVNNHMGSVFTSNANAINRFMNILAGRGLYFIDSRTTPRSVAFDGALKHGIPAGSRDVFLDHQKEPNYIIGQFNHLMEVAKERGYAIGIGHFRPTTVQVLVSMLPQLEKNGIKLVHASELVLRPAVAKPLEGPVAIPGESAGNTEPIPVKSGKKRPKS; encoded by the coding sequence ATGACCAAGAACGAATCCACGCCGGCGCCGGACGGGCCGATTCCGGGCCAGTTGCCGCATTCATGGGTTGGCGTAGCCGCGGGATTGGGCGTTTGCCTCGTCGCGCTGCTGGCCGCCGGCATGCTGGCCCGGCAATACGTGAAATCGCGGCCCTTGAATCTGCGGGATCGGACCACGGAACTGGCCGGCGTGCTGGAGCGGACACTCGTCAACTGTCGCGTTCCCAAAGAAAATATCGCGCGGGGCGAACCGGAACCCTGCTCGGACGAGGAGGCCTTTTGGACGGCAACATCGTTCGACGTGGCGCTTCCGGACATCATGGACGGCGCGGCGCTGGTCGGACTGGTTGCGCGGCGCATGCAACCGTTCGACGTGGCGCTGGTCGAAACCGCCTTTGCGGACTCGGTGCGCGAAATGCGCGCTTCGCTGGGTAATCGCGTATTTGCCACGCTGCGCATACGGGAAAAGAAGCCCAAAACGGATTTGACGTCCGCATGCGAACATGTGCTTCAAGGGGTGAATGCGTGGCTGGCGGACCAAAACATCCCGGCGGAGTTTGTCGAGACCGTTCCCTCCGAAAGAAAGGAAGACGATAAAACCATTTGGCAATATGCGCGTTTGAACGCGCCCTATCCGTCGGGACTTTCGTTCGACAAGGTCGAAACAGGATTGCGTGAAGCCGTGTCCGGGGCGCCGGAAACGGAAGGGCATTCAGCCAACGTGGCTGCCCATATCGGAACCGGCGGCACGACCACGTTCTCTGTTGCTTTGGACGATTATGTGTGCGCGGACATCGTTTTTTCTCGCACCGGGGTCGAACCGCCGTCCGATGAATTTCCGGCAAGCGCCCTGGCTCCGCTGCAGGCGGGTCTCGTCAACGGGGAATGGATGAATGGAGTTTCGGACATCGAGGAGGTGCCGTTGGATTCAACGGGGCTCGACGAAATGGAACTGGGTCGGAAACTGGCCGGGATTTCCACGCCGAGCGATCAAATCCCCCGTATTGCGATCATCTTGGATGACGGCGGGTACGGCGGGCCGGTCACGGCGCGCATCCTTGCGCTCGATCCCAATCTGACCCTCGCCATCCTGCCCGGCACGCCCTTCGGAGCCCGCACCGCAAAACGGGCATCCGAACTTGGGTTTGAAGTGATGCTCCATATGCCGATGGAAGGGGCGAACATGCCCGGCAGCCTTCTGACCGGCATGACGGAAGCCGAAATGCGGGGGCGACTCGACGAGGCCCTGGCGGGCATTCCCGAAGCGGTAGGCGTCAACAATCACATGGGATCCGTGTTTACATCCAATGCGAACGCCATCAACCGGTTTATGAACATTTTGGCCGGACGCGGCCTGTATTTTATAGACAGCCGCACGACACCGCGCAGCGTGGCGTTCGACGGCGCCCTGAAGCACGGGATTCCCGCGGGAAGCCGAGACGTTTTTCTCGACCATCAAAAAGAACCCAACTACATCATCGGCCAGTTCAACCATCTCATGGAGGTTGCCAAGGAACGGGGTTACGCCATCGGGATCGGCCATTTCCGCCCGACCACGGTCCAAGTGCTCGTCTCCATGCTGCCACAACTGGAAAAGAACGGGATCAAACTGGTCCATGCGTCCGAACTGGTCTTGCGCCCCGCCGTGGCCAAACCCTTGGAAGGGCCCGTGGCCATTCCGGGGGAATCCGCGGGCAACACAGAGCCGATTCCGGTGAAATCGGGCAAGAAACGCCCGAAAAGTTGA
- a CDS encoding phosphoglycerate kinase — MRKLSIEDLDVRGKRVLMRVDFNVPQNEDGTVRDDTRIRAALASISYVRERGGKLILMSHLGRPKDPAKAESDEEKAKILKKNALLKMGPVADRLRELIGGNVTKLDALVGPEVEAAVAAMQPGDIIVLENTRFTKGETKNDPELSRQLGRLADVYINDAFGSAHRAHASTEGVTKYVAQSAAGFLLAKEMEYFNRVLNNPERPLVAILGGAKVSDKILVIENLLNLVDTLIIGGGMACTFLKAQGYEIGNSLLDEPGIETAKAALQKAAEKGVSLLLPVDTVVADAFAADANSKVVDVKSIESGWMSLDIGPKTEALFTDAIRTAGMVVWNGPMGVFEMEKFASGTKAVAEALANGKAISIIGGGDTAAAVVQFGLEDKMSHVSTGGGASLEMLEGKVLPGLAALTDK, encoded by the coding sequence ATGCGGAAGTTGAGCATTGAAGATTTGGATGTGCGGGGTAAACGCGTCTTGATGCGCGTGGATTTCAACGTGCCCCAAAACGAGGACGGAACCGTGCGCGACGACACGCGCATCCGCGCCGCGTTGGCGAGCATTAGTTATGTGCGTGAACGCGGGGGCAAACTGATTCTAATGTCGCACCTGGGGCGTCCGAAGGATCCCGCCAAGGCCGAATCGGACGAGGAAAAAGCCAAAATCCTCAAGAAAAACGCCCTGCTCAAGATGGGGCCCGTCGCCGATCGCTTGCGTGAGTTGATTGGGGGAAACGTCACGAAACTCGATGCGCTGGTGGGACCGGAAGTCGAGGCTGCGGTGGCCGCGATGCAGCCCGGCGACATCATTGTTCTTGAAAACACGCGTTTTACCAAGGGCGAAACAAAAAACGATCCCGAGTTGAGCCGCCAGCTGGGCCGTCTGGCCGACGTATACATCAACGATGCGTTCGGATCGGCCCATCGCGCCCATGCCTCGACGGAAGGTGTCACGAAATATGTGGCGCAAAGCGCGGCCGGCTTTCTGCTCGCGAAGGAAATGGAGTATTTCAACCGCGTGTTGAACAACCCGGAACGCCCGTTGGTGGCGATCTTGGGCGGCGCCAAGGTTTCCGACAAGATCCTGGTCATCGAAAACCTGTTGAATCTGGTTGACACGTTGATCATCGGCGGGGGCATGGCCTGCACATTCCTGAAGGCGCAAGGATATGAAATCGGCAACAGCCTGCTGGACGAACCCGGCATCGAAACCGCCAAGGCCGCGCTGCAGAAGGCGGCCGAAAAGGGCGTTTCGCTTTTATTGCCGGTGGACACGGTCGTGGCGGATGCCTTTGCGGCCGATGCGAACAGCAAGGTGGTGGATGTGAAGAGCATCGAATCCGGTTGGATGAGCCTTGATATTGGACCGAAAACGGAGGCCCTTTTTACGGACGCCATCCGGACGGCGGGAATGGTCGTGTGGAACGGCCCCATGGGCGTGTTCGAAATGGAAAAATTCGCATCGGGGACCAAGGCCGTCGCCGAAGCGTTGGCAAACGGCAAGGCCATCTCGATTATCGGCGGCGGCGATACCGCCGCGGCGGTGGTGCAATTCGGCCTGGAAGACAAGATGTCTCATGTATCAACGGGCGGCGGCGCGTCGCTCGAAATGTTGGAAGGCAAGGTTTTGCCGGGACTGGCGGCCTTGACGGACAAGTAA
- the rpsO gene encoding 30S ribosomal protein S15 yields MAVTKERKGEVIKSFAKHEGDTGSAEVQIALLTERINELTVHFQKHAKDFASRRGLLKLVGKRRNLLNYVRNQDIERYRAIVKALGLRK; encoded by the coding sequence ATGGCGGTAACCAAGGAACGTAAAGGCGAAGTTATCAAGTCGTTCGCAAAGCATGAGGGCGACACCGGTTCGGCGGAAGTGCAGATCGCGTTGCTGACGGAACGGATCAACGAGTTGACCGTGCATTTCCAAAAGCACGCGAAGGATTTCGCGAGCCGCCGCGGCCTGCTGAAACTGGTCGGCAAGCGCCGCAATCTGTTGAATTATGTGCGCAATCAGGACATCGAGCGTTATCGCGCGATTGTCAAGGCGCTGGGTCTAAGAAAATAA
- the murI gene encoding glutamate racemase has product MPVNEPAIGIFDSGVGGLTVLRQIAERLPNESLIYLGDTARVPYGTKSANTVIRYARTCADVLLKEGVKLLVVACNTASAFALERLQADLDVPVVGVIEPGAASALAKTRNRRIGVIGTAGTIGSGAYPAALRARDPNVDVFVQACPLFVPLAEEGWTTGDIPLLIARTYLEPLIRNRADTLVLGCTHYPLLHAVIAQTMGESVAIVDSAEATAEAVAAIVEGMGLGAEADSTAWRRFLVTDAPENFRRIGRQFLGWDTGPVEWVDVQ; this is encoded by the coding sequence ATGCCTGTAAACGAACCGGCCATAGGCATTTTTGACAGCGGAGTCGGCGGATTGACCGTCTTGCGGCAGATCGCGGAACGGCTGCCCAACGAATCGCTCATCTATCTCGGCGACACCGCGCGCGTTCCCTATGGAACCAAGTCCGCCAATACCGTAATCCGATATGCGCGGACGTGCGCGGATGTTCTGCTCAAGGAAGGCGTGAAACTGCTGGTTGTCGCGTGCAACACGGCTTCGGCTTTTGCGCTTGAAAGACTTCAGGCCGATTTGGACGTGCCGGTTGTCGGCGTGATTGAGCCGGGCGCCGCATCTGCGCTGGCCAAGACGCGCAACCGGCGGATCGGCGTCATCGGGACCGCCGGCACCATCGGCAGCGGGGCGTATCCGGCCGCCCTGCGCGCGCGCGATCCGAACGTGGATGTTTTCGTGCAGGCCTGTCCGCTGTTTGTCCCCCTCGCGGAAGAAGGCTGGACAACCGGTGACATCCCGTTGCTGATTGCGCGCACGTACCTGGAGCCGCTGATTCGCAACCGGGCCGACACGCTTGTGCTCGGTTGCACGCACTACCCCCTTCTGCATGCCGTCATTGCACAGACCATGGGCGAATCGGTCGCCATCGTGGACAGCGCCGAAGCGACGGCGGAGGCGGTGGCGGCCATTGTGGAAGGGATGGGCCTCGGCGCCGAAGCGGATTCAACGGCATGGCGGCGGTTTCTGGTGACCGACGCTCCGGAGAATTTCAGACGCATCGGCCGGCAATTCCTCGGCTGGGATACCGGCCCGGTCGAGTGGGTAGACGTCCAATGA
- a CDS encoding metallophosphoesterase: MWRFVHLTDTHLGSMVDGEWNNRFLCTMMPDVMRCLRRDLAKINPDFILVTGDIASHHSRDAVFAARDLLDSLGFPYYPMGGNHDFLSERMREWFLDAFHARLPGGDTVYSFTHKNLHFCVLDPWWKWRDDSLCPVAEASLHDAGGISMHGARWAMPPHELAWLENDLAEHAAGPVVIATHYPAIGIPRRLRRAGLCDAGHLDNGEILLDICRRHPHVKAIFSGHVHMHIIESCDGLTHVVTGSMPEFPCEYRDVHVYDNRIEIHTCALSNTSFANRSLIPGHDYTAGMPQDRRATISLS; the protein is encoded by the coding sequence ATGTGGCGTTTTGTACATCTGACGGACACCCATTTGGGCAGCATGGTGGACGGGGAGTGGAACAATCGCTTTCTGTGCACGATGATGCCCGATGTAATGCGATGTCTTCGTCGCGATCTTGCCAAGATCAACCCTGACTTCATTCTGGTTACGGGAGACATCGCGAGCCACCATTCGCGCGACGCCGTGTTTGCCGCGCGCGATTTGCTGGATTCGCTCGGATTTCCCTATTATCCGATGGGGGGCAACCACGATTTTCTGAGCGAGCGGATGCGCGAATGGTTTCTCGACGCGTTTCATGCCCGCCTGCCCGGCGGTGACACCGTCTATTCCTTCACGCACAAGAACCTGCATTTCTGCGTGCTCGATCCGTGGTGGAAATGGCGTGACGATTCGCTGTGCCCCGTGGCCGAGGCCTCGTTGCACGACGCGGGGGGAATATCCATGCATGGCGCGCGGTGGGCGATGCCGCCGCACGAACTGGCGTGGCTCGAAAACGACTTGGCGGAACATGCGGCGGGACCGGTTGTCATTGCCACGCATTATCCCGCGATAGGAATTCCGCGCCGCCTGCGACGGGCCGGCCTGTGCGATGCCGGGCACCTCGACAATGGCGAGATCCTGCTGGACATCTGCCGTCGCCATCCGCATGTCAAGGCCATTTTCAGCGGGCATGTGCATATGCACATCATTGAATCATGCGATGGACTGACACACGTCGTCACGGGTTCGATGCCGGAATTTCCCTGTGAATACCGTGATGTCCACGTGTACGACAACCGCATCGAAATTCACACCTGTGCGCTCAGCAACACGAGTTTCGCAAACCGATCGCTTATCCCCGGCCACGATTATACCGCCGGGATGCCGCAGGATCGCCGCGCGACGATATCGCTTTCATAA
- the pnp gene encoding polyribonucleotide nucleotidyltransferase, which yields MVERLSVRVGSEEIHFETGKIAKQAHGSVMAVFGDTMVLSAVCVAPEASPGQDFFPLTVDYREKSFAAGRIPGNFFRREGRPTEREILVCRLTDRPVRPLFPKGFFNELQVCQTVFSADNEHDPGVLSINAASAALSVSPVPFLGPIGAVRVGCFNGEFEVNPPMSKMAESQLDLVLAGTREAICMVEGSAKELPEDKMVEALEFGHTFIIEICKGIEELQTRAGVPKMPFVPKELDPAVVADVEEAIAGRLEAALSLVQKQERQAAVDGLKAEVADALAEQYGPDLFAERAGAIAEAFTAAEKKLMRQKAIRDKIRLDGRRPDEIRPITIEVGILPRTHGSCLFTRGETQAIVTTTLGTSRDEQRLDELTGEEFKRFMLHYNFPSWSVGEVRRISGPGRREVGHGKLTERALECVLPNDNDDPEKAFPYVIRVVSDITESNGSSSMASVCGGTMSMMDAGVPIKAPVAGIAMGLIKEGDDVCVLTDILGAEDHYGDMDFKVCGTAKGITAFQMDTKIGGIPREVMHRALMQARDGRLYILDKMLACLPEPRKEISPYAPRIYTISIPVDKIREVIGPGGKVIREIQTKTGAEIEIEDDGTVNVAAVDKACAEAAIDMIKLIVSEVEVGKVYHGTVTRIMNFGAFVSVLGGREGLVHISELAPHRVGEVTDVVQIGDEIDVKVIEIDRMGRVNMSKNAADLELGRISAEDMPPPREPRSRGDRDRGGRGGDRGGRGGDRGGHSDRNRDRNGGRRR from the coding sequence ATGGTAGAACGTCTCTCAGTACGAGTCGGATCCGAAGAGATCCATTTTGAAACGGGCAAAATCGCCAAACAGGCACACGGTTCCGTGATGGCTGTTTTCGGCGACACGATGGTCCTGTCGGCGGTATGTGTGGCGCCGGAAGCGTCACCGGGTCAGGACTTCTTTCCCTTGACGGTTGATTACCGCGAAAAGAGTTTTGCGGCCGGACGCATTCCCGGTAACTTCTTCCGGCGCGAAGGCCGTCCCACGGAACGTGAAATCCTCGTGTGCCGCCTGACGGATCGTCCGGTGCGCCCCTTGTTCCCGAAAGGATTCTTCAACGAACTTCAGGTCTGTCAGACCGTGTTTTCCGCGGACAATGAACACGATCCGGGGGTCTTGTCGATCAATGCGGCCTCAGCGGCGCTGAGCGTTTCGCCGGTACCGTTCCTCGGCCCAATTGGCGCGGTGCGTGTGGGGTGTTTCAACGGCGAATTCGAAGTCAATCCGCCGATGTCCAAGATGGCTGAAAGCCAGTTGGATTTGGTGTTGGCAGGCACCCGGGAAGCCATCTGCATGGTGGAAGGAAGCGCGAAGGAACTGCCGGAAGACAAAATGGTCGAAGCGCTTGAATTCGGCCACACCTTCATCATTGAAATCTGCAAGGGCATCGAGGAATTGCAGACCCGCGCCGGGGTCCCGAAAATGCCCTTCGTTCCCAAGGAGCTCGATCCGGCCGTCGTGGCGGATGTCGAGGAGGCCATTGCCGGCCGCCTGGAAGCCGCCCTGTCCCTTGTTCAGAAACAGGAGCGACAGGCCGCGGTGGATGGACTGAAGGCGGAAGTGGCCGATGCCCTGGCTGAACAGTACGGGCCGGACCTTTTCGCGGAGCGCGCCGGCGCCATTGCAGAGGCTTTTACGGCCGCCGAAAAGAAACTCATGCGGCAAAAGGCCATCCGGGACAAAATCCGGCTTGACGGACGCCGTCCCGACGAAATTCGCCCCATCACCATTGAGGTCGGCATCCTGCCCCGCACGCATGGATCGTGTTTGTTTACCCGCGGTGAAACGCAGGCCATCGTCACGACGACGCTGGGCACAAGCCGCGATGAACAGCGCCTCGATGAATTGACCGGGGAAGAATTCAAACGGTTTATGCTCCATTACAATTTCCCCAGTTGGTCGGTCGGCGAAGTCCGGCGGATTTCGGGACCGGGACGCCGTGAAGTTGGCCACGGAAAATTGACGGAGCGGGCGCTGGAATGCGTTCTTCCCAACGACAACGACGATCCGGAAAAGGCGTTCCCTTATGTCATCCGCGTCGTGTCGGACATCACGGAAAGCAACGGGTCGAGTTCGATGGCGTCGGTGTGCGGCGGAACCATGAGCATGATGGACGCGGGCGTTCCCATCAAGGCCCCCGTGGCCGGCATTGCGATGGGCTTGATCAAGGAAGGCGACGATGTCTGCGTTTTGACCGACATCCTGGGTGCGGAAGATCATTACGGCGACATGGATTTCAAGGTCTGCGGCACGGCCAAAGGCATCACCGCGTTCCAGATGGACACCAAAATCGGGGGCATTCCGCGCGAGGTCATGCACCGGGCGCTGATGCAGGCACGCGACGGACGCTTGTATATCCTGGACAAGATGCTGGCCTGTCTGCCCGAACCGCGCAAGGAAATCTCGCCCTACGCGCCACGCATCTACACCATCAGCATCCCCGTGGACAAGATTCGCGAAGTGATCGGGCCGGGCGGCAAGGTCATCCGCGAGATACAGACCAAGACCGGCGCCGAAATTGAAATCGAGGACGACGGCACCGTCAATGTCGCGGCGGTGGACAAGGCCTGCGCCGAGGCCGCCATAGACATGATCAAGTTGATCGTGTCCGAGGTGGAGGTCGGAAAGGTCTATCACGGCACCGTGACGCGCATAATGAATTTCGGCGCGTTTGTCAGCGTTCTGGGCGGACGCGAAGGGTTGGTGCATATTTCCGAGTTGGCCCCGCACCGCGTGGGCGAAGTAACGGACGTGGTGCAAATCGGCGATGAAATAGACGTCAAGGTCATCGAAATAGACCGCATGGGCCGCGTCAATATGTCCAAAAACGCCGCGGATCTCGAACTGGGCCGTATTTCCGCCGAAGACATGCCGCCTCCGCGTGAACCGCGTTCCCGTGGCGATCGCGACCGGGGCGGACGCGGCGGCGATCGGGGCGGACGCGGCGGCGATCGGGGCGGACATTCCGATCGCAATCGAGATCGGAACGGCGGACGGCGCCGTTGA
- a CDS encoding GerMN domain-containing protein, with the protein MMNRAWRRAMIRRTLLWIWAMATVALVACVGLLVRELMREGGDPLAIVKHESKAAPSAAPPAVPSYATATKEIVLYFADAEGKTLVAETARIETGDSTVENCRKALEALIRGPRDILTPILPASTRIRGMYLLEGGELVVDFSMEMANELKKVRSASLESLMVYGVVNTLAADALRGGKGEAGVSRVRFLIEGSAPHENFPAHLDLGGPVKPDSRWIAGNGA; encoded by the coding sequence ATGATGAACCGGGCTTGGCGGCGGGCCATGATACGGCGCACGTTGCTTTGGATTTGGGCCATGGCAACGGTGGCGCTTGTGGCGTGCGTGGGACTGCTTGTGCGCGAACTGATGCGGGAAGGCGGCGATCCCCTTGCGATCGTGAAGCACGAATCCAAAGCCGCGCCGTCAGCCGCGCCGCCAGCCGTTCCTTCTTATGCCACGGCGACCAAGGAAATCGTGCTGTATTTTGCCGATGCGGAGGGGAAAACGCTGGTAGCCGAAACAGCCCGAATCGAAACCGGCGATTCGACCGTGGAAAATTGCCGCAAAGCGCTTGAAGCGTTGATTCGCGGGCCCCGCGACATTTTGACGCCCATTCTTCCAGCCTCGACCCGCATTCGCGGAATGTATTTGCTGGAAGGCGGCGAATTGGTCGTGGATTTTTCGATGGAAATGGCTAACGAATTGAAGAAGGTTCGCAGCGCCTCGCTGGAATCGCTCATGGTTTACGGCGTGGTCAACACGTTGGCCGCCGATGCGTTGCGGGGCGGGAAAGGCGAAGCCGGGGTCTCGCGCGTGCGTTTTCTGATCGAAGGCAGCGCACCGCACGAGAATTTTCCCGCCCATCTGGATCTCGGTGGCCCGGTGAAACCCGATTCCCGATGGATCGCCGGAAACGGCGCATGA
- the gap gene encoding type I glyceraldehyde-3-phosphate dehydrogenase: MAMKIGINGFGRIGRNVFKVLLKESAFEVAAINDLTDAKTLAHLLKYDSTYGPFDGSVQAKDDAIVVNGKEIRILAKKDPAELPWGDLGVDFVLESTGIFTSKELCMKHVAGGAKKVLLTVPPKGDVDAIVVMGVNDDTLKPTDQVISNASCTTNCLAPFAKVLHENFGIKRGLMNTIHAYTNDQRVLDMPHKDLRRARTAANSIIPTTTGAARAVGKVLPALKGKLDGMAMRVPVIDGSVVDLVVELEKTVTVDAINSAMKAAAEGPLKGILQYCEDEIVSCDIIGNPHSSVFDSKLTFVMGDNFAKCVSWYDNEWGYSNRCVDLFKKMV; this comes from the coding sequence ATGGCGATGAAGATCGGAATCAACGGGTTTGGGCGAATTGGACGCAATGTATTCAAGGTGCTCCTGAAGGAGTCCGCGTTTGAAGTGGCGGCCATAAACGACTTGACCGATGCGAAGACGCTGGCGCACTTGCTCAAGTACGACAGTACGTACGGTCCTTTCGATGGATCGGTCCAGGCAAAGGACGACGCCATCGTGGTTAATGGCAAGGAAATCAGGATATTGGCGAAGAAAGATCCGGCCGAGTTGCCGTGGGGGGATCTGGGCGTTGATTTCGTGCTCGAATCCACGGGCATTTTCACCTCGAAGGAACTCTGCATGAAGCACGTGGCCGGCGGCGCCAAAAAAGTGTTGCTCACGGTTCCGCCGAAGGGCGATGTGGACGCCATCGTCGTGATGGGCGTGAACGACGACACGCTGAAGCCGACGGATCAAGTCATATCGAACGCCAGTTGCACGACCAACTGCCTGGCGCCGTTCGCCAAGGTCCTCCACGAGAATTTCGGCATCAAGCGCGGCCTCATGAACACAATCCATGCGTACACGAACGATCAACGCGTGCTTGACATGCCGCACAAGGATTTGCGCCGCGCCCGCACCGCCGCCAATTCGATTATCCCGACGACAACCGGCGCTGCGCGCGCGGTCGGCAAGGTGCTGCCGGCGTTGAAGGGCAAGTTGGACGGCATGGCGATGCGCGTGCCCGTCATTGACGGATCGGTCGTGGATCTGGTCGTCGAACTGGAAAAGACGGTAACGGTGGACGCGATCAATTCGGCTATGAAAGCGGCCGCGGAAGGCCCCCTGAAGGGCATTCTGCAGTATTGCGAGGACGAAATCGTGTCCTGCGACATAATCGGCAATCCGCATTCGAGCGTTTTTGACTCGAAGTTGACCTTTGTGATGGGCGACAACTTTGCGAAGTGCGTTTCGTGGTACGACAACGAGTGGGGTTATTCGAACCGCTGCGTTGATCTGTTCAAGAAAATGGTATGA
- a CDS encoding pitrilysin family protein, whose protein sequence is MQPEKDLLYTDNAVARKLDNGMTVTLERLPYLHSATAGVWVKTGSANEQPDQAGISHFLEHLFFKGTKTRTARQIMEPIESKGGHLNAFTSREYTCLYIKTLDKHLAAGIEVLADVIKNSTFCDLDKERNVVLEEIASIEDVPEDYAHDLLSARLWPNHPLGWPVSGRVESVANITIKDVQSYYKAWYRPRNMYFSIAGNFDESAVLEQVDREFGGLPPSPSHKHSGPPEFAPGIEIVERDIAQNHLCMAFPGPTVSDERRYVYDILSSALGGGSTSRLFERIREEEGLAYSIYSFHSCFFTAGMFGIYAAVAPENFDRTLSLIFEEIGKFRAKPIPETELENNREHLKGSMLMSLESTFNRMSRMAKSMIYYKRLLGLSEIIGALDAVTVDDLHQVAVEIFRPERCTMLVLGPKPATPLEGIPL, encoded by the coding sequence ATGCAGCCTGAGAAAGATCTGCTCTACACCGACAATGCCGTCGCGCGCAAGCTCGACAACGGGATGACCGTTACCCTGGAACGCCTGCCCTATCTGCATTCCGCCACGGCGGGCGTGTGGGTCAAGACGGGGTCCGCCAACGAACAGCCCGATCAGGCCGGCATCTCCCACTTCCTCGAACACCTCTTCTTCAAGGGCACGAAAACACGCACCGCCCGACAAATCATGGAGCCTATCGAAAGCAAGGGAGGGCATCTGAACGCCTTCACCTCGCGCGAGTACACCTGCCTCTATATCAAGACGCTCGACAAACATCTCGCCGCCGGCATCGAAGTCTTGGCCGACGTCATCAAGAATTCGACCTTTTGCGACCTCGACAAGGAACGCAATGTCGTCCTTGAGGAAATCGCCTCGATAGAGGATGTGCCCGAAGACTATGCGCACGATTTGCTCAGCGCGCGGTTATGGCCCAATCATCCCTTGGGATGGCCGGTTTCGGGGCGCGTGGAAAGCGTGGCCAACATCACGATCAAAGACGTACAAAGTTATTACAAGGCATGGTATCGTCCCCGCAACATGTATTTTTCGATAGCGGGCAATTTCGACGAGAGCGCCGTGCTCGAACAGGTTGATCGCGAGTTTGGCGGATTGCCGCCCAGTCCCTCGCACAAGCATTCCGGACCGCCCGAATTCGCCCCTGGCATCGAAATCGTCGAGCGGGACATCGCGCAGAACCATCTTTGCATGGCCTTTCCCGGACCGACGGTGTCCGACGAACGCCGGTATGTCTACGACATATTGAGCAGCGCGTTGGGCGGCGGCAGCACGTCGCGCCTGTTCGAACGCATTCGCGAGGAAGAAGGCCTTGCCTATTCGATCTATTCATTCCACAGCTGTTTTTTCACGGCGGGCATGTTCGGCATCTACGCGGCGGTCGCCCCTGAAAACTTTGACCGCACCCTGAGCCTTATCTTCGAGGAGATCGGCAAGTTTCGCGCCAAGCCCATTCCCGAAACGGAACTCGAAAACAACCGGGAACATCTCAAGGGCAGCATGCTGATGTCGCTCGAAAGCACGTTCAACCGAATGTCGCGCATGGCCAAATCCATGATCTACTACAAGCGGTTGCTGGGACTTTCTGAAATTATCGGCGCACTCGACGCCGTTACCGTGGACGATCTGCATCAGGTGGCGGTCGAGATTTTCCGGCCCGAACGCTGCACCATGCTTGTGCTCGGCCCGAAACCGGCCACCCCACTGGAGGGCATCCCCCTGTGA
- the dut gene encoding dUTP diphosphatase: MTPAVRVAILREPGTDDLPLPAYETVHAAGMDLRAAVREPVTLAPGGRALIPTGIRIALPPGYEAQIRPRSGMAWKHGLTMLNSPGTIDADYRGEIRLIAINLGQEPCTIQRGDRIAQLVIGPVAFAEWVPVRELPPTERNEGGFGHTGDQ, encoded by the coding sequence GTGACTCCGGCGGTTCGCGTCGCCATCCTGCGCGAACCCGGCACGGACGATTTGCCCCTGCCGGCCTACGAAACCGTTCATGCCGCCGGCATGGATCTGCGCGCAGCCGTGCGCGAGCCAGTGACCTTGGCGCCCGGCGGGCGCGCCCTGATTCCCACAGGCATCCGAATCGCCCTGCCGCCGGGATACGAGGCCCAAATCAGGCCGCGATCCGGCATGGCGTGGAAGCACGGCCTTACAATGCTGAATTCCCCCGGCACGATTGACGCCGACTATCGCGGGGAAATCCGCCTCATCGCCATCAATCTCGGCCAGGAACCCTGTACCATCCAGCGCGGCGACCGCATCGCGCAATTGGTCATTGGCCCGGTCGCCTTCGCGGAATGGGTCCCGGTTCGGGAACTGCCGCCGACCGAACGGAACGAGGGCGGTTTCGGACACACGGGAGATCAATAA